A genome region from Methanococcoides burtonii DSM 6242 includes the following:
- a CDS encoding DUF488 domain-containing protein has translation MEDVSFCYTIGYGNRSLEYLIDMVQSFNISYLMDIRSYPHSVREDFNKENLERMLPKNNIVYSHCPGLGGLRDGSYMDYTKTDEFSKYYSLLVDKIRFVNNAGSGIVLMCAEKNPKDCHRYHLSKVLESSGIKVIHLTDPGQVDLFMF, from the coding sequence ATGGAAGATGTTAGTTTCTGCTATACCATAGGTTATGGTAACAGGTCTCTTGAATACCTTATTGATATGGTGCAAAGTTTCAACATCAGCTATTTAATGGATATTCGTAGTTATCCGCATTCGGTACGCGAGGATTTCAATAAGGAGAATCTCGAGAGAATGCTTCCTAAGAACAATATTGTCTATTCTCATTGTCCCGGTCTCGGAGGCTTGAGGGATGGGAGCTATATGGATTATACAAAGACCGATGAGTTCAGTAAATATTACTCTTTGTTAGTTGATAAAATCAGATTTGTCAATAATGCGGGTTCAGGCATCGTTCTAATGTGTGCTGAAAAAAATCCGAAGGATTGCCATCGATACCATTTATCAAAGGTTCTCGAATCTTCCGGGATAAAAGTAATACACCTGACCGATCCTGGTCAGGTAGATCTTTTCATGTTCTAA
- the htpX gene encoding zinc metalloprotease HtpX: MKNMLKTTLLLASLTGLLIIVGRLIGGTTGMFIAFAFALMLNFGSYWYSDKIVLKMYHAKEVTESESPQLYDIVRNLAMRAQLPMPKVYIVETSMPNAFATGRDPKHAAVAATTGIMNILTTEELEGVLAHELAHVKNRDTLISAVAATIAGVITMLATWARWAAIFGGIGGRDDDGGGNIVGFIALAIVAPLAATIIQFAISRSREFGADAEGARISQKPWALASALSKLESGAQNYKPGKNDVQPSQNTAHMFIVNPLRGSSLMKLFSTHPATEERIRRLDEM; the protein is encoded by the coding sequence ATGAAGAACATGCTTAAGACCACATTATTACTTGCATCCTTAACAGGACTGCTTATCATTGTAGGTCGTCTTATCGGCGGAACTACCGGAATGTTCATCGCATTTGCATTTGCACTTATGCTGAACTTCGGCAGTTATTGGTATAGCGACAAGATCGTCCTGAAGATGTACCACGCTAAAGAAGTGACAGAATCTGAAAGTCCGCAACTTTACGATATTGTGAGGAATCTTGCAATGCGTGCCCAACTCCCAATGCCCAAGGTTTATATCGTGGAGACATCGATGCCAAATGCATTTGCCACTGGCAGGGATCCAAAACATGCAGCAGTAGCTGCGACTACCGGGATAATGAACATCCTCACAACAGAAGAGCTTGAGGGTGTGCTTGCTCATGAACTGGCGCATGTAAAGAACAGGGACACACTGATCAGTGCTGTTGCTGCGACAATTGCAGGAGTTATCACAATGCTTGCCACCTGGGCAAGATGGGCTGCCATCTTTGGAGGTATCGGAGGCAGGGATGATGATGGTGGCGGAAATATTGTTGGATTCATAGCACTTGCAATAGTGGCACCGCTGGCAGCAACTATCATACAGTTTGCAATATCACGTTCACGAGAGTTCGGTGCAGATGCAGAAGGAGCACGCATTTCACAAAAACCATGGGCACTTGCCAGTGCACTCTCAAAACTAGAATCAGGGGCACAGAACTACAAGCCAGGAAAGAACGATGTTCAGCCATCCCAGAACACAGCACATATGTTCATCGTCAATCCTCTGAGAGGAAGCTCACTGATGAAATTGTTCAGTACACATCCAGCCACAGAGGAAAGGATACGCCGCCTGGACGAAATGTAA
- a CDS encoding helix-turn-helix transcriptional regulator: protein MKVRSLFWFLVCILALILFIVPVGAVGTATIHGAIYEWDTFEPLENVLIEVNSTPPQSIVAKYGVYSLDLVPGDYEIVATYYTGNILVASTQESITISDDGDYIIDLLLLPSYENEGLEDAEITNLSEAFEADSQMIEDDKESPYMTYLAILLLVFVLVLSAYVYSNKKGANEDLLVNASSNWVNSASLPDESLSVDGGEDGSDSITVDDVEPIYIANGAETNVLPDDLREVLDIVIDNGGRITQKDLRGKLRYSEAKVSLIVSDLENRGLVDKFKKGRGNIIIIPDDKK from the coding sequence GTGAAAGTCAGGTCATTATTTTGGTTTCTTGTTTGTATTCTAGCATTAATACTTTTTATTGTTCCGGTAGGAGCTGTTGGAACTGCAACGATACACGGTGCTATCTATGAGTGGGACACCTTTGAACCTCTTGAAAATGTCTTAATTGAGGTAAATTCCACTCCACCACAGTCTATAGTTGCAAAGTATGGTGTATATTCCCTGGACCTAGTTCCAGGTGACTATGAGATAGTTGCCACTTATTATACTGGTAATATTCTCGTAGCGTCAACACAGGAATCGATAACAATAAGCGATGATGGTGATTACATAATAGACCTTCTACTTCTTCCTTCTTATGAAAATGAGGGCCTTGAGGATGCTGAAATAACCAATTTAAGCGAAGCGTTTGAAGCCGATTCCCAGATGATAGAGGATGATAAGGAAAGCCCATATATGACCTATCTGGCAATTCTGCTACTCGTTTTTGTACTTGTTTTGTCAGCATATGTTTATTCAAACAAGAAAGGGGCGAATGAGGACCTTTTAGTAAATGCTTCCTCGAATTGGGTTAATAGTGCTAGTTTGCCAGACGAGTCTCTCTCTGTTGATGGGGGGGAGGATGGTTCTGATAGCATTACTGTTGACGATGTGGAGCCTATTTATATTGCCAATGGGGCCGAAACAAATGTTCTGCCTGATGATCTTCGGGAAGTTCTGGATATTGTTATTGACAATGGTGGACGGATAACCCAAAAGGACTTGCGTGGGAAATTACGATATTCCGAAGCGAAGGTAAGTTTGATTGTCTCTGATCTGGAAAACCGCGGACTTGTGGACAAGTTCAAGAAGGGGAGGGGAAATATTATTATAATTCCCGATGACAAGAAATAA
- a CDS encoding amino acid-binding protein, producing MRVSMDIELKDNPGQLLLALNPISELKGNLKSIVHHHEERTPRSTIPVQLVFEIEPANLEVLIVRLEENGIGVARVDEKRFTEHGAVLLIGHIVHTDIQDTIDTIDQTGYAEVVNISLSMPQIAMRSSASLKIDAVGKTELHEAISILRQVAIKKDLLVIEPIEAEIA from the coding sequence ATGAGAGTTTCAATGGACATTGAATTAAAGGACAATCCAGGACAATTGCTTCTGGCTTTGAATCCGATTTCGGAGCTAAAAGGGAACTTGAAATCGATCGTGCATCATCATGAAGAACGAACTCCAAGAAGTACCATTCCGGTACAGCTTGTTTTTGAGATCGAACCAGCCAATCTTGAGGTCCTTATAGTTCGTCTTGAAGAGAATGGAATTGGTGTTGCAAGGGTTGATGAGAAGCGTTTCACAGAACATGGTGCTGTCCTCCTGATCGGTCATATAGTTCATACCGATATACAGGATACCATTGACACTATTGATCAGACTGGTTATGCAGAGGTCGTGAACATTTCGCTTTCAATGCCACAGATCGCCATGCGTTCTTCTGCTTCTTTAAAGATAGATGCTGTGGGCAAAACAGAGCTTCATGAGGCAATCTCGATCCTGAGGCAGGTTGCGATCAAGAAAGATCTTCTGGTGATAGAACCGATTGAAGCTGAAATTGCATAA
- a CDS encoding homoserine dehydrogenase, producing the protein MRKVRASIIGFGSVGQGVAEVLLRKDGYLKSLGIDLDVVAIADSKGAEVNPAGIDLKATLGRKRESGTVAIDDLTGEDIIKNIDHDVVIETTPTDIETGGCGLVNMLAAFECGRHVVTSNKGPLALKYRELAEAAKEADRKLLFEATVGGAMPIINLVRDTLAGNEILSVEGILNGTCNYILTRMMEEHASYDQMLAESQELGIAETDPTYDVEGIDTACKLVILANSIFDQNATYQDVDVTGITKVTLESLSLAYDEGYVIKLIGEVKKDRLRVSPRLVPSSHPLAVGGTLNVASVCTDLAGTITVTGRGAGSIETASAVLSDIVSIYKD; encoded by the coding sequence ATGAGAAAAGTACGTGCATCCATTATTGGATTTGGTTCGGTTGGACAGGGTGTTGCAGAGGTCCTTCTGAGAAAGGATGGTTATTTAAAGTCTCTTGGTATCGACCTCGATGTTGTGGCCATCGCTGATTCCAAAGGCGCTGAGGTGAATCCTGCTGGTATAGACCTTAAAGCTACACTTGGCAGAAAGCGGGAATCCGGTACTGTTGCAATCGATGATCTGACTGGCGAAGATATTATCAAAAATATTGACCATGATGTTGTTATTGAGACCACTCCAACTGATATAGAGACCGGTGGCTGTGGTCTTGTGAACATGCTTGCTGCTTTTGAATGTGGCAGGCATGTGGTGACCTCCAATAAAGGTCCTCTTGCATTGAAATATAGGGAGCTTGCCGAAGCTGCGAAGGAAGCTGACCGTAAGTTGCTTTTTGAGGCCACTGTCGGCGGTGCGATGCCTATCATCAATCTTGTGAGGGATACACTTGCCGGAAATGAAATACTCAGTGTGGAAGGCATCCTTAACGGCACATGTAATTACATTCTGACACGTATGATGGAAGAGCATGCTTCTTATGACCAGATGCTTGCAGAGTCCCAGGAGCTTGGTATTGCTGAGACCGATCCTACCTATGATGTGGAAGGTATTGACACGGCATGTAAACTTGTCATTCTTGCAAATTCCATATTCGATCAGAATGCCACTTATCAGGATGTGGACGTTACCGGAATTACCAAGGTAACTCTGGAATCTCTTTCTCTTGCTTATGATGAAGGCTATGTCATCAAACTTATAGGAGAGGTCAAGAAGGACCGTCTTCGCGTTTCACCACGCCTTGTACCATCATCCCATCCGCTGGCTGTCGGTGGGACACTGAACGTTGCATCGGTGTGTACCGATCTTGCAGGAACCATTACGGTTACAGGAAGAGGCGCAGGTTCTATTGAAACTGCAAGTGCTGTCTTGAGTGACATTGTGTCTATCTATAAGGACTGA
- a CDS encoding ATP-dependent DNA ligase — MTDFKEFADVCKQIEHISSSLEMTDVVSDMLKSISTEELPVVTHFVMGDVFPAWSVEQLGVGTSLLYSALSESSGLSLKEIEDLVRSTGDIGETAVAALGKKKKNKKKNQASLSFFSEDAASVSISIMDVFERFLDISRYSGAGSQSSKMRNLQFLFNSSSSEEARYLARLTIEDLRIGVGEGIVRDAISKAFDVPAGDIERGFMLTNDLGLVAVAAKEGGIEEISKLRMELDRPIKMMLAQVTPSIEAAIKDLGMLAVEWKFDGARVQIHKKGDSINIFSRRLENVTLSLPDIVEAVKLHVKADSAILEGEAVAVDENGAPRAFQDILKRFRRKYDVETMVREIPLTLNLFDILYLNGDVLMDQSLLRRREQLVACVENCDSIKVDEQVLTDDVNVVNDIYAAALNGGHEGVMLKNPEASYSPGKRGKNWLKKKPIMETLDLVVIAAEWGYGKRANLIGSYALACFDPEDGKFLPIGKVATGFSDEQLAELTEVFSELIIGESGREIELKPDVVFEIAFEEIQKSTNYGSGYALRFPRLVNVREDKSPEEAETIDRIESIYLSQRG, encoded by the coding sequence ATGACCGACTTCAAGGAATTCGCTGATGTTTGTAAACAGATAGAACATATCTCAAGTTCACTGGAAATGACAGATGTTGTCTCGGATATGTTAAAGTCGATATCGACAGAGGAACTTCCTGTTGTGACCCATTTTGTGATGGGGGACGTTTTTCCTGCATGGAGTGTTGAACAGCTTGGGGTGGGTACGAGTCTTTTGTATAGTGCCCTTTCGGAATCATCCGGTCTTTCCCTGAAAGAGATTGAGGACCTTGTCCGTTCCACCGGTGATATAGGGGAGACAGCGGTAGCAGCACTTGGTAAGAAGAAAAAGAATAAGAAAAAGAATCAAGCATCGCTCTCATTTTTTTCGGAGGATGCAGCTTCTGTCTCTATCTCCATAATGGATGTCTTTGAAAGGTTCCTTGATATTTCCAGATATTCAGGTGCAGGTTCGCAGAGTTCTAAGATGAGGAACCTTCAATTCCTTTTCAATTCTTCCAGCTCCGAAGAAGCACGGTATCTTGCCCGACTGACTATCGAAGACCTTCGTATTGGTGTCGGTGAAGGTATCGTTCGTGATGCTATTTCAAAAGCTTTCGATGTTCCGGCAGGGGATATTGAACGTGGTTTTATGTTAACGAACGATCTGGGTCTTGTGGCAGTTGCTGCAAAAGAGGGTGGTATTGAGGAGATATCAAAGCTCAGGATGGAGCTTGATCGTCCGATAAAGATGATGCTGGCACAGGTTACGCCTAGTATTGAAGCTGCGATCAAGGATCTTGGTATGCTGGCTGTCGAGTGGAAATTCGATGGGGCAAGGGTTCAAATTCATAAGAAAGGGGATTCGATCAACATCTTTTCGAGAAGGCTTGAGAATGTGACATTATCTCTGCCGGATATCGTTGAGGCAGTGAAGCTTCATGTGAAGGCGGATTCCGCAATTCTGGAAGGTGAGGCTGTAGCGGTCGATGAAAATGGGGCTCCTCGTGCTTTCCAGGATATACTCAAACGCTTCAGGAGAAAGTATGATGTTGAAACAATGGTTCGTGAGATACCTTTGACATTGAACCTTTTCGATATTCTGTATCTGAATGGGGATGTACTGATGGACCAGTCTCTTTTAAGAAGAAGGGAACAACTGGTCGCATGTGTGGAGAACTGTGATAGCATCAAGGTGGATGAGCAGGTTCTCACAGATGATGTGAATGTTGTGAACGATATATATGCTGCTGCGCTTAACGGTGGGCACGAAGGGGTCATGCTAAAGAACCCGGAAGCTTCGTATTCTCCCGGCAAGCGGGGTAAGAACTGGCTCAAGAAGAAGCCTATCATGGAGACGCTCGACCTCGTTGTCATTGCTGCGGAATGGGGTTATGGAAAACGTGCAAATCTTATCGGCTCTTATGCTCTGGCATGTTTTGACCCGGAAGATGGAAAATTCCTTCCGATCGGCAAAGTAGCTACAGGTTTTTCAGATGAGCAGCTTGCTGAACTTACTGAGGTCTTTTCCGAGCTTATTATTGGTGAATCCGGTCGGGAGATCGAACTTAAACCTGATGTGGTGTTCGAGATCGCATTCGAGGAGATCCAGAAAAGTACGAACTATGGTTCAGGATATGCTCTCCGTTTCCCTCGACTTGTAAATGTGAGGGAAGATAAATCTCCGGAAGAGGCTGAAACGATAGATCGTATCGAGAGCATCTATTTATCACAGAGGGGCTAA
- a CDS encoding S-layer protein domain-containing protein: MLVFISLILVAGICSADSVKVRGTILDSGNVSSIAWDGSNWNALYFALNDVGSNTESLCYENIDPENPAIGVTPDNNIIDKKELIYRTHTYHKKYKLSAKTDANAVSTYSVIPLFSKKYIAVNNDASKMTTLIKEQGGGAEKTLKEGESWDLGNDYSLKLNQLDADAGKAFVILYKDGIELDSDVLDMDGTDDDRAFIVKDDLAGIDDLVYFVTYLENTFKSTSESFAILKYTWLIDKDNVITIKKGDKFGLLKCKDVSENWINMSNDVVITLEMDNTVYFTDDWYFQTSKASKGTNGGYLFYPAMEVIFEMENENVVEFSSSPESDPELVNEAASQAKAAVIEDAAPESSSIGANSANYEPAEEIRSSASIPGFLSMTAIASLVFALFILKCRVD, encoded by the coding sequence ATGTTAGTGTTCATATCGCTTATTCTTGTTGCCGGCATCTGCTCTGCAGACTCGGTTAAAGTACGTGGAACTATTCTTGACAGTGGAAATGTATCTTCAATCGCATGGGATGGTTCTAACTGGAATGCTCTTTATTTTGCATTGAATGATGTAGGTTCTAATACGGAATCACTTTGCTATGAGAATATTGATCCTGAAAATCCTGCAATTGGCGTAACACCTGATAACAATATTATTGATAAAAAAGAACTCATCTATAGAACTCATACATACCATAAAAAATATAAACTGAGTGCAAAAACTGATGCCAATGCAGTCTCTACATATTCTGTCATACCTTTGTTCAGTAAAAAATACATTGCCGTTAATAATGATGCAAGTAAAATGACAACGCTCATCAAAGAACAGGGTGGCGGTGCCGAAAAGACCCTGAAAGAAGGTGAATCCTGGGATCTGGGTAATGATTATAGCCTGAAGTTAAATCAGTTGGATGCAGATGCAGGCAAAGCCTTTGTTATTCTCTATAAGGACGGGATTGAACTGGATTCAGATGTGCTTGACATGGATGGCACAGATGATGACCGGGCTTTCATTGTAAAAGACGATCTTGCAGGAATAGATGATCTGGTATATTTTGTTACATATCTTGAAAATACATTCAAAAGCACTTCCGAGTCTTTTGCTATACTCAAATATACTTGGTTGATAGACAAAGATAATGTCATAACCATTAAAAAAGGAGACAAATTCGGTCTTCTCAAATGTAAGGATGTTTCAGAAAATTGGATAAATATGTCCAATGATGTTGTCATCACTCTGGAAATGGATAATACTGTATATTTTACTGATGACTGGTATTTCCAAACCTCAAAAGCAAGTAAGGGGACAAACGGAGGATACCTGTTCTACCCTGCAATGGAAGTAATATTTGAGATGGAAAACGAAAATGTCGTAGAATTCTCTTCTTCACCTGAAAGTGATCCTGAATTAGTGAATGAAGCTGCTTCACAGGCAAAAGCAGCTGTCATAGAGGATGCAGCACCCGAGTCTTCTTCTATAGGTGCAAATAGTGCGAACTATGAGCCTGCAGAAGAGATCCGATCCAGTGCAAGTATTCCTGGCTTTTTATCAATGACCGCGATCGCGAGTCTTGTGTTTGCTCTTTTCATTTTAAAATGTAGGGTGGATTGA
- a CDS encoding class I SAM-dependent methyltransferase, with protein MKNNSVDWNMVWTEMMQANQKADHQERGDCAKLWDSRENAERFWKRSQKNKGRIEKTLKELPLKKGSRVLDIGSGPGSLAIPLSEKVAHVTAVEPGKGMMELLQENISKYGINNIGCVNKRWEDLNVEDDLEGPYDIVIASFSLGMPDIRNAIEKMQSASSGHVCLYWFAGETPWEAHSYNLWPAMYGMEYSPGPKCDVLYNLLYSMGIFPDMHVFPLEFTNDFGSMDEAIDYFRSRYTIETEQQEIMLRNYLEETLEQQDGLFVDHGHSTRVKIWWEKEVID; from the coding sequence ATGAAAAATAATTCGGTTGATTGGAATATGGTCTGGACAGAAATGATGCAGGCCAATCAGAAGGCAGACCATCAGGAACGTGGTGACTGTGCAAAACTATGGGATAGCAGGGAGAATGCAGAACGCTTCTGGAAGAGATCTCAGAAAAATAAGGGAAGGATCGAAAAGACATTGAAAGAACTTCCTCTAAAGAAAGGCTCCAGAGTGCTGGATATTGGGTCTGGTCCCGGAAGTCTGGCAATACCTCTTTCAGAGAAAGTGGCCCATGTAACTGCTGTCGAGCCTGGAAAAGGTATGATGGAACTTCTGCAGGAAAATATAAGCAAGTATGGAATAAACAATATTGGCTGTGTCAACAAGAGGTGGGAAGACCTGAATGTTGAAGATGACCTGGAAGGTCCTTATGATATTGTAATTGCCTCCTTTTCACTTGGTATGCCTGATATAAGGAATGCAATCGAAAAAATGCAAAGTGCGTCTTCAGGGCATGTATGCCTTTATTGGTTTGCAGGTGAAACACCATGGGAAGCCCATTCCTACAATCTGTGGCCGGCCATGTATGGAATGGAATATAGTCCCGGTCCCAAGTGTGATGTACTTTACAATCTGCTCTATAGTATGGGTATCTTTCCGGATATGCATGTATTCCCACTTGAATTCACTAATGATTTTGGTTCAATGGATGAAGCCATCGATTATTTTAGATCCCGCTATACTATCGAGACAGAACAACAAGAAATAATGCTCAGGAATTATCTGGAGGAAACACTGGAGCAGCAGGACGGGCTGTTTGTAGACCATGGTCATTCTACCAGAGTAAAGATCTGGTGGGAAAAGGAAGTGATCGATTGA
- a CDS encoding adenylyl-sulfate kinase: MKTLLCGKGGSGKSTLTALIAKSLSERGCNVLVIDNDESNFGLHMQMGLELPDDFLNFLGGKKNLVGKMMEAFPKGEKLSLFDHKWEISTIPEGYVTRKGNLSLIAVGKIHEFGEGCACPMGALAKQLIQNIELGENDFVLVDTEAGIEHFGRGVEEGCDVLFMVADPSYESIRLSEKISKLADNSGKPLYYILNRAEGASREILSCGISEDRVISTVPIYESIFKAGLLGDEFHIFVPEVKMVADFLIEHKSK; this comes from the coding sequence TTGAAAACTCTGCTCTGTGGAAAAGGTGGTAGTGGCAAAAGCACGCTTACTGCCTTAATTGCAAAATCCCTGTCTGAAAGGGGTTGCAATGTCCTAGTTATAGATAACGATGAATCCAATTTCGGTCTGCACATGCAAATGGGTCTGGAATTACCAGATGATTTCTTGAACTTCTTAGGGGGAAAGAAAAACCTTGTCGGGAAAATGATGGAAGCTTTTCCAAAGGGTGAAAAGCTCAGCCTGTTCGATCATAAATGGGAAATATCAACTATACCGGAAGGTTATGTCACCAGAAAAGGAAATCTCTCTTTGATAGCAGTTGGAAAGATCCATGAATTCGGAGAGGGCTGTGCATGTCCGATGGGCGCTCTTGCAAAACAACTGATACAGAACATCGAACTAGGTGAAAATGATTTTGTTCTTGTTGATACTGAAGCTGGGATCGAACACTTTGGCCGGGGTGTGGAAGAAGGCTGTGACGTTCTTTTCATGGTAGCAGATCCTTCCTATGAATCCATACGTCTTTCTGAAAAGATTAGTAAGCTTGCAGACAATTCCGGAAAACCGCTCTACTATATACTGAACAGGGCCGAAGGAGCAAGCAGGGAGATATTATCTTGCGGTATATCCGAAGACAGGGTAATCTCTACTGTTCCCATCTATGAGTCTATCTTCAAAGCCGGTCTTCTCGGAGATGAGTTTCATATCTTTGTTCCTGAGGTGAAGATGGTCGCTGATTTTTTGATAGAACATAAATCTAAATAA
- a CDS encoding ABC transporter substrate-binding protein — protein sequence MRPKIMVLAGILMFAGLLVSVMAAAALPSILPCDNGDGILTEKEVSDTVCDYMLDDSSYSLDDVGDASYMLTFWNGKAKTVTDAHERKVTLYRPIERIITTNPDNSRMIIALGDLDKIVATDECTRSGCILPRDENDEKIAENAWEALQIYDGGQLDDFPETNTRKEIDYETMAILKPDVIFDATWYNRGDLIEEKVGCPCVVAGAGFTFTESYEHIQLMGNVLDEQKRADELENYVRSKVDMIESVTSQIDDSEKPIVYFAPRGAKKGFYDAVEGRDFTRTEAVYEPLDIAGGINVAKDCTGENINVPAEQIVAWEPEYIFVAWSSTSSLGEPNGVDFVMETAELSEIPAVRNNDVYACIYPYCRGRPLDRSLLNMMYMAKCLHPEEFSALDLEAEGNEVYRQILGIDGVYTELAEYQPFLKEVN from the coding sequence ATGAGACCTAAAATTATGGTTTTAGCTGGGATCTTAATGTTTGCAGGCTTACTTGTTTCTGTCATGGCTGCAGCAGCGTTACCCTCAATTCTTCCATGTGACAACGGTGATGGCATACTTACTGAAAAAGAGGTTTCAGATACAGTATGTGATTACATGCTCGACGACAGTTCTTATTCACTCGATGATGTAGGCGATGCTTCATACATGCTTACTTTCTGGAATGGTAAAGCAAAAACAGTAACTGATGCTCATGAACGGAAAGTTACTTTATACAGACCCATAGAGAGAATTATCACCACCAACCCCGATAATTCCAGAATGATAATTGCTCTTGGTGACCTTGACAAAATAGTTGCTACTGATGAATGTACACGTTCCGGATGTATATTGCCACGAGACGAAAATGATGAAAAAATAGCTGAGAATGCATGGGAAGCTCTCCAGATATATGATGGAGGTCAGCTCGATGATTTTCCGGAGACAAATACTCGCAAAGAGATCGATTATGAAACCATGGCGATCCTTAAACCAGATGTCATTTTCGATGCAACCTGGTACAACAGAGGGGATCTGATCGAGGAGAAGGTCGGGTGTCCATGTGTTGTTGCAGGCGCAGGTTTCACTTTTACAGAAAGCTATGAGCACATTCAGTTGATGGGAAATGTTCTGGATGAGCAGAAAAGAGCTGATGAACTGGAGAATTATGTCCGTTCAAAAGTTGATATGATCGAATCCGTGACATCACAGATCGATGATAGTGAAAAACCAATAGTCTATTTCGCACCCAGAGGTGCTAAGAAAGGTTTCTATGACGCTGTTGAAGGAAGGGATTTTACTCGTACGGAAGCAGTTTATGAGCCATTGGACATTGCAGGTGGCATAAATGTTGCAAAAGATTGCACAGGCGAGAATATTAATGTTCCAGCAGAGCAGATAGTTGCGTGGGAGCCGGAATATATCTTTGTCGCATGGTCATCCACTTCATCGTTGGGTGAACCAAACGGTGTCGATTTTGTAATGGAGACTGCTGAACTTTCAGAGATCCCTGCTGTACGCAACAATGATGTCTATGCCTGCATCTATCCATACTGCAGAGGTAGACCTCTGGACAGGAGCCTTTTGAATATGATGTACATGGCAAAATGCCTGCATCCAGAAGAGTTCAGTGCCCTTGACCTGGAAGCAGAAGGAAATGAGGTATATAGGCAAATACTGGGAATTGATGGTGTTTATACAGAATTGGCAGAATATCAGCCTTTCCTGAAGGAAGTAAATTGA
- a CDS encoding FecCD family ABC transporter permease, with amino-acid sequence MQNPFKKQQNIKSENIESSGTNKNTPAREGYQRYVGKKLFFLISMLVLVIFLSAFIVTIGPLEISVAEVYKILLSSLFPGYFTNEGLTSQIVWNIRLPRIIAGIMAGFGLGVCGCVMQAVLKNPLASPFTLGISSGANFGVAVAAVMGVGVIGGPYLLVGNAFLFSMLCALFIIALANFKGATSETLILAGIAINYLFSSLSDLFRYFATDEQLRIMVSWGMGDLSAFSWSNFSILLGVFVFCTPLLYLKANDLNIMAIGDENAKSLGIDTNRVRMFTMLLASLLIATVVCFTGTIAFIGLVAPHMARMVVGSDHKYLFPASGILGALILISADATGLNILRPTMIPTGIMTSLLGVPFFMYLILKKKKKEFW; translated from the coding sequence ATGCAAAATCCTTTTAAAAAACAACAGAATATCAAGTCAGAAAATATTGAAAGTTCCGGGACGAACAAGAATACTCCGGCAAGGGAAGGTTACCAGCGTTATGTCGGGAAAAAACTGTTTTTCCTTATTTCAATGTTAGTTCTGGTAATTTTTCTTTCAGCTTTTATCGTTACGATCGGTCCACTCGAGATATCAGTTGCAGAAGTCTATAAAATATTACTTTCCAGCTTGTTCCCAGGTTATTTCACTAATGAAGGACTGACTTCACAAATCGTATGGAATATCCGTCTTCCACGTATTATTGCGGGTATAATGGCGGGGTTCGGCTTGGGAGTATGCGGATGTGTAATGCAGGCTGTTCTTAAAAACCCACTGGCAAGTCCATTCACTCTTGGTATTTCTTCAGGTGCTAATTTCGGTGTAGCTGTCGCAGCTGTAATGGGAGTGGGTGTAATAGGAGGTCCATATCTGCTGGTGGGAAATGCCTTCCTTTTTTCAATGCTGTGTGCATTGTTCATAATTGCTCTTGCAAATTTTAAAGGTGCAACTTCTGAAACCCTGATACTTGCAGGAATTGCGATAAACTATCTATTCAGCTCTCTCAGTGACTTGTTCCGTTATTTCGCTACGGATGAACAGTTGAGAATAATGGTCAGCTGGGGTATGGGGGACCTTTCTGCTTTTTCATGGAGTAATTTCTCAATTTTGCTTGGTGTCTTTGTTTTCTGTACTCCTTTACTTTATCTGAAGGCAAATGATCTCAACATAATGGCGATAGGTGATGAAAATGCAAAAAGTCTTGGTATAGATACAAATCGGGTTAGAATGTTCACTATGCTTCTTGCAAGTCTTCTGATAGCTACTGTTGTTTGCTTTACAGGCACGATCGCTTTTATAGGATTGGTTGCACCCCACATGGCACGTATGGTAGTAGGTTCGGACCACAAATATCTGTTCCCTGCCTCTGGAATACTTGGAGCTCTCATACTGATATCAGCAGATGCTACTGGTTTGAACATATTGAGGCCCACAATGATACCGACCGGCATTATGACCTCTCTGCTTGGAGTTCCGTTCTTCATGTATCTTATACTTAAAAAGAAAAAGAAGGAGTTCTGGTAA